The following proteins are co-located in the Flectobacillus major DSM 103 genome:
- a CDS encoding C2H2-type zinc finger protein codes for MTNLSTLSELRQLLQEGLNMQILQHSDYTKVSLQMERLVRTCRLKGVNIFEFLKEELPNTRQVAVAQQAIHQCPVCGKTFSSQAGLTGHGPNRCKGKKMLIR; via the coding sequence ATGACTAATTTATCTACATTGTCCGAGCTGAGGCAGCTGCTTCAGGAAGGGCTTAATATGCAAATACTGCAACATTCAGATTATACTAAAGTGTCCTTGCAGATGGAGCGATTGGTACGAACTTGCAGGCTAAAAGGGGTAAATATATTTGAGTTTTTGAAAGAGGAACTGCCCAATACTCGCCAAGTGGCGGTTGCCCAACAGGCTATTCATCAATGCCCCGTATGTGGCAAAACCTTTAGTAGCCAAGCAGGGCTAACAGGTCATGGGCCCAACAGGTGCAAAGGTAAAAAAATGTTAATTAGGTAG
- a CDS encoding DNA cytosine methyltransferase has translation MSYRMIEGVFKLRGMKHASLFSGIGGFDLVAHQMGWENVFHCEINPFCQQVLQYYWPNAILYDDITKTDFSKHRGQIDILTGGFPCQPYSVAGKRMGKADERHLWPHMLRAIHEIRPTWVVGENVRGIISWDNGLVFEEVHAQLEAEGYEVQAFVLPAAGVDAPHRRDRVWFVAHAKGQRNDRSKGRESTIRERDVFQAEQGRDQVGTEAQGCDRKWIITNANGCTTRSPRTSIGAGESWSNIAQQSSEWRSQTQQHFGCRDVLWNATNTPNQQSHQHQFKQCEVGQPQQREFGRSTSPNSSIISPHVNGIGQPCQEHWKNEPRLTTKKSLSSHWATFPVESPVCGRDDGFSSRLDRETLLQGRKTRKSTFNYWREESIKAYGNSIVPQVVWRVFEVVGYLNSKD, from the coding sequence ATGTCCTATAGAATGATTGAGGGCGTGTTCAAATTGCGAGGAATGAAACACGCCTCATTGTTTAGTGGAATCGGTGGGTTTGACCTTGTGGCTCACCAGATGGGTTGGGAGAATGTATTCCACTGCGAAATAAACCCTTTTTGCCAGCAAGTGCTACAATATTACTGGCCTAACGCAATTCTTTATGACGACATTACAAAAACAGATTTTAGCAAACACCGAGGACAAATCGACATCCTCACGGGTGGATTCCCTTGCCAGCCCTACAGCGTGGCAGGAAAACGAATGGGTAAAGCCGATGAGCGCCACCTGTGGCCACACATGCTTAGAGCAATTCATGAAATCAGACCAACATGGGTTGTGGGCGAAAACGTTCGCGGCATCATTAGTTGGGACAACGGACTGGTATTCGAAGAGGTGCATGCTCAGTTGGAAGCTGAAGGCTACGAAGTACAAGCGTTCGTACTTCCAGCTGCAGGTGTCGACGCTCCGCACCGCCGCGATCGAGTTTGGTTTGTTGCCCACGCCAAGGGCCAGCGAAACGATAGGAGCAAAGGTAGAGAATCCACAATTCGAGAACGGGACGTTTTTCAGGCAGAACAAGGACGGGATCAGGTGGGGACTGAAGCTCAGGGATGTGATAGAAAATGGATTATTACCAACGCCAACGGCTGTACAACGAGATCACCCCGAACGAGTATTGGAGCTGGTGAAAGCTGGAGCAACATCGCTCAACAGTCGAGTGAATGGCGAAGCCAGACCCAACAGCATTTTGGATGCCGTGATGTTTTATGGAATGCTACCAACACCCCGAACCAACAAAGCCACCAACATCAATTTAAACAGTGTGAAGTTGGCCAACCGCAACAAAGGGAATTTGGAAGAAGCACTAGCCCAAATAGTAGTATCATTTCTCCCCACGTCAACGGCATCGGACAACCCTGCCAAGAACACTGGAAAAATGAACCAAGACTCACTACAAAAAAGAGCTTATCAAGTCATTGGGCAACCTTCCCAGTTGAATCCCCGGTTTGTGGCCGAGATGATGGGTTTTCCAGCAGACTGGACAGAGAGACCCTTCTACAAGGAAGAAAAACCAGAAAATCAACATTTAACTACTGGAGAGAAGAATCCATAAAAGCTTACGGCAATTCAATAGTGCCTCAGGTGGTTTGGAGGGTATTTGAAGTGGTTGGATACTTAAACTCTAAAGATTAA
- a CDS encoding DNA cytosine methyltransferase: protein MKKSFKYIDLFAGAGGLSEGFISEEFSPIAHVEKDAHACKTILTRVGYHHLKENKRLEEYFSYLKGEITYSDFIQKIPEELIRSVINKEISEESFEEITTQINVDKVDVIIGGPPCQAYSVVGRARVREEDKRVADPRRFLYKQYIKFILKYQPKIFVFENVPGILNTKDKDGIKFIEKIKAEFEEVGYTIDFQILDSSLFGVLQKRLRVIIIGWKTELPLNYPSFENESIDNSNWLVKRDILDDLPQLQANQNWTSFEYAGTPSDYLIDSSLRSNFDVLTQHNARFTNENDKEIYRRTIAKWYDEGKRLHYTELPEELKTQKNQSSFLNRFSVVEGNMPYAHTMVAHIAIDGHYYIHPDPCQSRSITVREAARIQSFPDNYYFEGSRSSAFTQIGNAVPPLMAKVIAKKIKEMLWKIN, encoded by the coding sequence ATGAAAAAAAGTTTTAAGTATATAGATTTGTTTGCAGGTGCAGGTGGGCTTTCAGAAGGTTTTATTTCTGAAGAGTTTAGCCCAATTGCCCATGTCGAAAAAGATGCACACGCATGTAAGACGATATTGACAAGAGTTGGTTATCACCATTTGAAAGAGAATAAACGATTGGAAGAATATTTTTCCTATCTGAAGGGAGAGATTACGTATTCAGACTTTATTCAGAAAATTCCTGAAGAACTTATAAGAAGTGTAATAAATAAAGAAATTTCAGAAGAGTCTTTTGAGGAAATTACAACGCAAATAAATGTGGATAAGGTGGATGTAATCATTGGAGGCCCCCCATGTCAAGCGTACTCTGTTGTTGGTAGAGCAAGGGTAAGAGAAGAAGATAAAAGAGTTGCAGATCCAAGGCGTTTTTTGTACAAACAGTACATAAAGTTCATTTTAAAATACCAGCCAAAGATATTTGTTTTTGAAAATGTCCCTGGTATTCTTAATACCAAAGATAAGGATGGGATTAAGTTTATTGAAAAAATAAAGGCTGAGTTTGAAGAGGTAGGTTACACAATTGACTTTCAAATTTTAGATTCTTCCCTTTTTGGCGTTCTACAAAAACGACTCAGAGTAATTATCATTGGTTGGAAAACAGAGCTCCCTTTGAATTACCCTTCTTTTGAGAATGAAAGTATAGATAATTCGAACTGGTTAGTGAAGAGAGATATTTTGGATGATTTACCACAACTGCAAGCTAATCAAAATTGGACAAGTTTTGAGTATGCTGGTACGCCAAGTGACTATTTGATAGATTCTTCTTTACGCTCTAATTTTGATGTGCTGACTCAGCATAATGCAAGGTTTACTAATGAAAACGATAAGGAAATCTATAGAAGAACTATTGCAAAATGGTATGATGAAGGTAAGCGTTTACATTACACCGAGCTACCAGAGGAGTTAAAGACTCAGAAAAATCAGAGTTCGTTCCTGAATAGATTTAGTGTTGTAGAAGGGAATATGCCTTATGCACATACTATGGTGGCTCATATTGCTATTGATGGACATTATTATATTCACCCAGATCCATGCCAATCTAGATCGATTACAGTAAGAGAAGCAGCTAGAATCCAATCTTTTCCTGATAATTACTATTTTGAAGGCTCTCGCTCCTCTGCATTTACTCAAATTGGTAATGCTGTACCTCCATTAATGGCAAAAGTTATTGCAAAAAAAATAAAAGAGATGTTATGGAAAATAAATTAG
- a CDS encoding DUF6734 family protein translates to MKIIHSFWSKPSLDKSIERFEDRKMGGWLDKKYNYMSWALSCLQFKKHYGFIELVTDKEGKKLFIDKLNLPYDSIRVELDIYNNYHPDLWAISKLHSYTLQNEPFLHVDGDVYIWKTLDDINNKPLIAQNEDIGFEYYTTVWNDIISNFEYIPTYMTSDYQRQPIIHSCNAGVFGGSDISFLKEFAFEAFDFLEKNKAYYNKVNLGSTVLIYEQYLFSCLARAMNKKVSFLFDSMTSSYDKITQFASIPNRRHYVHAVGNAKKKFVACENLANRLLFEYPDFYYNILELIEKNEI, encoded by the coding sequence ATGAAAATTATTCACAGTTTTTGGTCTAAACCAAGTTTGGATAAGAGTATTGAACGCTTTGAAGATAGAAAAATGGGCGGTTGGTTAGACAAAAAATATAATTACATGAGTTGGGCATTAAGTTGTCTTCAATTTAAAAAACATTACGGCTTTATAGAGTTAGTTACTGATAAGGAAGGCAAAAAATTATTTATCGATAAACTCAATCTTCCTTATGATAGTATTAGGGTTGAGTTAGATATTTATAATAATTATCACCCAGATTTATGGGCAATTTCAAAACTGCATAGTTATACATTACAAAATGAGCCATTTCTTCATGTTGACGGTGATGTATATATTTGGAAAACATTAGATGACATTAATAACAAGCCTTTAATAGCTCAAAATGAAGATATTGGCTTTGAATATTATACAACCGTTTGGAATGATATTATATCAAATTTTGAATATATACCAACCTACATGACAAGTGACTATCAACGACAACCAATCATCCATTCGTGTAATGCTGGGGTTTTTGGAGGTAGTGATATAAGCTTTTTGAAAGAGTTTGCTTTTGAGGCTTTCGATTTTTTAGAAAAAAATAAGGCTTATTATAATAAAGTTAATTTAGGTAGTACTGTGCTTATCTATGAGCAATATTTATTTTCGTGTTTGGCAAGAGCTATGAATAAAAAAGTTTCTTTTTTATTCGATTCAATGACATCTTCTTACGATAAAATAACTCAATTTGCTTCTATTCCGAATCGTAGACATTATGTTCATGCAGTAGGAAATGCTAAAAAGAAGTTTGTTGCTTGCGAGAACTTAGCCAATCGACTGTTGTTTGAATATCCAGATTTTTATTACAATATTTTAGAGTTGATTGAAAAGAATGAAATTTAA
- a CDS encoding lanthionine synthetase LanC family protein has translation MERNQKYWEVINQTLPIYLEENRSKINDINKQNYIEITDDILLLLAIHKNSSDVEVQLRSLCEKLQRIEAEIPHTYCLFTGRGRVIYTYLKVYEELLDKQYLNYANTFISKSKVVDYITNSQRSNCLLKGRIGVLLILQYLHKFSPELALEGIIYSTFDIVIQNLIVDKSGITSFYPDANKGSLTGLGSGNAGLIWAFNLLSSKMYRMSDDTMLKALLASLEGQWNKKELCWNDNLLKISTTEEHFKLIEHFNAGHIHLFKQPQVNTSFWEGSLGICISLTNYILSSDTQNKELVHKIELCLTKIERKESDTYYINNMKELCYLYGKLYKITGDVKYERKIISLLDTVGLTIPLKLSLLLCLTNDYDVNKLEVLPNINLTNCLPENLENRMQKSLVMRYYPQTLFFLEHLEENYFDNHLMQNSIIYNQTFFKKFENILKKCSLFKTHRNQRILKNSLKFEQFNRKCIAKHTSKIFLKIEEIVQFSLTNHLLNLKESDLLEKQFAIADNVYLFESKWEWWKINRKPLNEILLIPSSSYYGVIKVKPNNEQKVVLGLSENQLIFLESFYEKMSIKDVKETFLNNFEIQTEMEKNKLLVFMDETLEQFIFNGLIVLVE, from the coding sequence ATGGAACGTAACCAAAAATATTGGGAGGTTATTAATCAAACGCTACCTATTTACTTAGAGGAAAACAGATCAAAGATTAATGATATTAATAAACAAAACTATATCGAAATAACAGACGATATCTTGCTATTATTAGCAATACATAAAAACTCTAGCGATGTCGAAGTTCAATTAAGAAGCTTGTGCGAGAAACTACAACGAATTGAAGCCGAAATACCCCATACTTATTGTTTGTTTACTGGTAGGGGAAGAGTAATCTATACTTATTTAAAAGTTTACGAAGAATTACTTGATAAGCAGTATCTTAATTATGCCAACACTTTTATATCGAAATCCAAAGTAGTAGATTACATAACCAATTCTCAACGCTCTAACTGTCTGCTTAAAGGTAGAATAGGAGTATTACTAATATTACAGTATTTGCATAAGTTCAGCCCAGAATTAGCATTAGAAGGTATTATTTATTCAACTTTTGATATAGTAATTCAGAATCTAATAGTCGATAAGTCTGGTATAACAAGTTTTTATCCAGATGCCAATAAAGGTTCTCTAACAGGTTTGGGAAGTGGAAATGCAGGCTTAATATGGGCCTTTAACCTTTTATCATCAAAGATGTATCGAATGTCAGACGATACAATGTTGAAGGCTTTATTAGCTTCATTAGAAGGACAATGGAATAAAAAAGAGCTATGTTGGAATGATAATTTGTTGAAAATATCTACAACAGAAGAACATTTCAAATTAATTGAACACTTTAATGCAGGCCATATTCATTTGTTTAAACAGCCTCAAGTAAACACAAGTTTTTGGGAAGGCTCTTTAGGAATTTGTATTTCACTTACTAATTATATCTTGAGCTCAGACACTCAAAATAAGGAATTAGTACATAAAATAGAGCTATGTTTGACAAAGATTGAAAGGAAAGAAAGTGATACTTATTATATAAATAATATGAAGGAATTATGCTATTTATATGGTAAGCTCTACAAAATAACTGGAGATGTAAAATATGAACGAAAAATTATAAGTTTGTTGGACACAGTAGGCTTAACAATACCGCTAAAATTGTCTTTGTTACTCTGCCTCACTAATGACTATGATGTCAATAAGTTAGAGGTACTCCCCAACATTAACTTAACCAATTGCCTGCCCGAAAATCTTGAAAATCGTATGCAAAAATCTTTAGTTATGCGATATTATCCGCAAACTTTGTTTTTTTTAGAGCATCTTGAGGAAAACTATTTTGATAATCATCTGATGCAAAATAGTATCATTTACAATCAAACTTTCTTCAAAAAATTTGAGAATATATTAAAGAAATGTAGCCTTTTTAAAACTCATCGAAACCAAAGAATACTTAAAAATTCTTTGAAATTTGAACAATTTAATAGGAAATGTATTGCCAAACATACCAGCAAGATTTTCTTGAAAATAGAAGAGATTGTGCAATTTTCTTTGACAAACCATTTACTTAATTTAAAAGAATCAGATTTGCTAGAAAAACAGTTTGCGATTGCTGATAATGTATATTTGTTTGAATCTAAATGGGAGTGGTGGAAGATTAATAGAAAGCCCCTAAATGAAATTCTCTTAATACCATCTTCTAGTTATTATGGCGTAATAAAAGTAAAACCCAATAATGAGCAAAAGGTAGTTTTAGGACTTTCAGAAAATCAATTGATTTTTTTAGAATCATTTTATGAAAAAATGTCAATCAAAGATGTAAAAGAAACGTTTCTAAATAATTTTGAAATTCAAACTGAAATGGAGAAAAATAAGCTTTTAGTTTTTATGGATGAAACTCTTGAACAATTTATTTTCAATGGCCTTATTGTACTGGTAGAGTAA
- a CDS encoding DUF6734 family protein gives MKIIQSYWTKPFYTKELSSWEGRKMGGWRHRKYYYMSWALSCLLLNKYFGNTELITDVKGKRVLIDILELPYSSVKVELDCLNNYHEDLWALGKIYSYGLQKEPFLHFDSDVFIWKKFDSSILEAPLVAQNIEIDFDYDKVILSEILEHFEYLPEPISKTFPQPLISSNAGIIGGHDTLFFEEYSKLAFTFINKNIQQLPLVNIGLSNVIFEQYLFTCFSREKKINITYLFQNIGNLYRKYLCDFQGVSYRTSYIHIIGPYKKETDSENWLESRLLLEFPTYYYHILALIQSGDL, from the coding sequence ATGAAAATTATACAAAGTTATTGGACAAAACCTTTTTATACGAAAGAACTGAGTAGCTGGGAAGGACGAAAAATGGGTGGCTGGCGACATCGTAAGTATTATTATATGAGTTGGGCATTAAGCTGTTTGTTATTGAATAAATATTTTGGAAATACAGAGTTAATAACCGACGTAAAAGGGAAGAGAGTACTTATTGATATTTTAGAACTGCCATATTCCTCTGTTAAAGTAGAATTAGATTGTCTTAATAATTACCATGAAGATTTGTGGGCATTAGGGAAAATATACAGTTATGGTTTACAAAAAGAACCATTTTTGCATTTTGATAGTGACGTTTTTATTTGGAAAAAATTTGACTCTTCTATTTTAGAGGCTCCTCTTGTAGCTCAAAATATAGAGATAGATTTTGACTACGATAAGGTTATATTATCAGAAATTTTAGAACATTTTGAATACCTCCCAGAGCCAATATCAAAGACGTTTCCTCAACCATTAATTTCTTCAAATGCAGGTATTATAGGGGGGCATGACACTTTGTTTTTTGAGGAATATTCCAAATTAGCTTTTACTTTTATCAATAAAAATATCCAACAATTACCTTTGGTTAATATTGGCTTGTCAAATGTTATATTTGAACAGTATTTGTTTACCTGTTTTTCTAGGGAAAAAAAAATAAATATTACTTATCTTTTTCAGAATATCGGAAATTTATATCGTAAGTACTTATGTGACTTTCAGGGAGTATCATATAGAACTTCGTATATTCATATAATAGGCCCTTACAAGAAAGAAACCGATTCAGAAAACTGGCTTGAATCTCGTTTACTGTTAGAATTCCCTACCTATTACTATCATATCTTAGCATTAATTCAAAGTGGAGATTTATAA
- a CDS encoding transcriptional regulator gives METTISQRFEALIKALKMNNNSFAKSIGISTTAITRVTNGENEPGFKLLTSTLETYPQINPSWLLRGEGDMFKETEKVAVEPTLWQTLKESYESRIEELQLSLSDARYTISIQKQMLGKFNPAPIRPSAGSNIIMLFPMFEEKKIMAIKA, from the coding sequence ATGGAAACAACAATAAGCCAAAGATTTGAGGCTTTAATAAAAGCCTTAAAAATGAATAACAATTCCTTTGCTAAAAGCATAGGGATAAGTACAACAGCAATAACAAGAGTAACCAATGGCGAAAATGAACCTGGTTTTAAATTATTGACTAGTACTTTAGAAACCTATCCCCAAATAAACCCTAGTTGGTTACTAAGAGGAGAAGGAGATATGTTCAAGGAAACTGAAAAAGTAGCTGTAGAACCAACGCTTTGGCAAACACTAAAAGAAAGCTACGAAAGTCGAATTGAAGAACTTCAACTTTCACTCAGTGATGCGAGGTACACCATTTCGATTCAAAAACAAATGCTGGGAAAGTTTAATCCTGCTCCGATACGACCAAGTGCTGGGAGTAACATTATAATGTTATTTCCAATGTTTGAGGAAAAAAAAATTATGGCTATTAAAGCCTAA
- a CDS encoding sensor histidine kinase → MENKLVYSQAHFIRPAARHILTIGKGIIKDNLTAIGELVKNSYDADATKVIISFEKLAPSLDKIKALEILDTLEKDTSSESLYDLLLGVNNEDDSLLLNYNFKKIWKDIKPRLKLILTDNGNGMSRETILGHWLVPSTDNKLKKQESKNGRKVQGRKGIGRYAASILGNDLLMETQDSETGISTVVVIDWNEFQNQKYEYLDEVPILIESFQPTILKSGTSLEITGSSEWSDEEFENLVQFLQRLFLLSTDEDDDIFHISLEFKNFQPVIGGQKVSEYNVDYSKDILGDIFHYRISGNVCLEGNKVIAYYKIKNTLEEDDNTLGEIEQLERKVIHEVNQIDYCGELNFDLKVFDQDDEGLNNLKSKFTILGNYKNNQIRKLLEKTEGISIYRNRFRIRPYGDNKSFDWLGLNHRRINAPTKKLGISQISGMIGIESEENSGLIEKATREGLKEDEKFESLKTIILSVIVELENARNRFRDKNGLRSRNVIDTEVLTEKIFDFTKVYKKVEDELKKAEVSLNVIKDVNRVIESIESNKKAQIAKVNEAFQRKEDEYKQAIATYQVQATLGKIINVVLHEGRNPLTTLREQSANIKSWTKSIKKIITLKLDKIDDDLNQKLDKVIDRSEIVREQSISLLSLFSKLAPISVTKRGVKKEIDFNKIVNNVFAIFETEMKSTGISHEFNLIASNKINGWEADFMSVFTNLIENSIYWLKYSENPTKHISVTIDKDDFHTYIRVKDNGLGIPAKDLLNDSIFEPGFSTKPNGTGLGLTIAGESIKRNGGKLEALQLDEGAEFVITI, encoded by the coding sequence ATGGAAAATAAATTAGTCTATTCACAAGCACATTTCATAAGACCTGCAGCCAGACACATCTTAACTATAGGAAAAGGTATCATTAAAGATAACTTGACGGCAATAGGAGAATTAGTTAAAAACTCATACGATGCTGATGCTACAAAAGTTATTATTTCTTTTGAGAAATTAGCTCCTAGTTTAGACAAAATTAAAGCGTTAGAAATTCTTGATACTTTAGAAAAGGATACTTCAAGTGAATCGCTATATGATTTACTTTTAGGTGTTAATAATGAAGATGATTCTTTACTTCTAAATTATAATTTTAAAAAGATTTGGAAGGACATTAAGCCTAGACTGAAGTTAATCCTCACCGACAATGGTAATGGAATGAGCCGTGAAACTATTTTGGGGCATTGGTTAGTACCTTCGACTGACAATAAATTAAAAAAACAAGAAAGTAAGAATGGTAGAAAAGTTCAAGGACGCAAAGGAATAGGCCGGTATGCTGCATCAATTTTGGGTAACGACTTGTTAATGGAAACTCAGGATTCTGAAACAGGAATCAGTACTGTTGTAGTTATAGATTGGAATGAATTTCAAAACCAAAAGTATGAATATTTAGATGAGGTACCTATTCTTATTGAATCTTTTCAACCTACGATTCTTAAATCAGGAACATCCTTAGAAATTACAGGAAGTTCAGAGTGGAGTGATGAAGAGTTTGAAAACTTAGTTCAGTTTCTTCAACGACTATTTTTGTTATCTACGGATGAAGATGATGATATTTTTCATATTTCACTAGAGTTTAAAAATTTTCAACCTGTTATAGGAGGGCAAAAGGTGTCAGAATATAATGTTGATTATTCCAAGGATATTCTTGGGGATATTTTTCATTATAGGATTTCTGGTAACGTCTGTCTTGAAGGTAATAAGGTAATAGCTTATTATAAAATAAAAAATACATTAGAAGAGGATGATAATACTTTAGGAGAAATAGAACAACTGGAGAGAAAGGTTATCCATGAAGTTAATCAGATTGATTATTGTGGCGAGCTAAACTTTGATTTAAAGGTATTTGACCAGGATGATGAAGGTCTAAATAACCTTAAAAGTAAATTTACAATATTAGGTAATTATAAGAACAATCAAATTAGGAAGCTATTAGAAAAGACGGAAGGTATAAGTATATACCGAAATAGATTTCGTATTCGTCCATATGGTGATAATAAATCTTTTGATTGGCTAGGTTTGAATCACAGAAGAATTAATGCACCAACCAAAAAGCTTGGAATCTCTCAGATAAGTGGGATGATAGGTATAGAGAGTGAAGAGAATTCGGGATTAATTGAGAAAGCAACAAGGGAAGGTCTAAAAGAAGATGAAAAATTTGAATCTCTAAAAACGATTATACTATCTGTGATAGTAGAATTAGAGAATGCTCGAAATAGATTTAGAGATAAAAATGGACTACGTTCTCGAAATGTAATTGACACGGAAGTATTAACTGAAAAAATATTTGACTTTACCAAAGTATATAAGAAAGTTGAGGACGAACTTAAAAAAGCAGAGGTAAGTCTTAATGTAATTAAAGACGTTAACCGAGTGATTGAGAGTATTGAATCAAATAAAAAAGCTCAAATTGCTAAAGTAAATGAAGCGTTTCAAAGAAAAGAAGATGAATACAAACAAGCAATTGCAACCTATCAAGTCCAAGCTACATTAGGTAAGATAATTAATGTAGTCCTTCATGAGGGTCGTAATCCATTAACTACTTTGCGGGAACAATCTGCAAATATTAAATCTTGGACGAAATCTATAAAAAAAATCATAACACTTAAACTGGATAAAATAGACGATGACCTAAATCAAAAATTAGATAAAGTAATCGATAGGTCAGAAATTGTAAGAGAGCAATCAATTTCTTTGTTATCACTATTTAGTAAGCTGGCACCAATATCTGTGACAAAGAGAGGAGTGAAAAAGGAAATAGATTTTAATAAAATAGTGAATAATGTGTTTGCAATTTTTGAAACAGAAATGAAGTCCACAGGCATTTCACATGAATTTAATTTAATTGCAAGTAATAAAATTAATGGTTGGGAAGCCGATTTTATGTCTGTGTTTACCAATCTTATTGAGAATAGTATCTATTGGCTAAAATACTCTGAAAATCCTACTAAACATATTTCAGTTACGATAGATAAAGACGATTTTCACACATACATACGTGTAAAAGATAATGGATTAGGTATTCCGGCAAAGGACTTACTTAATGATTCTATCTTTGAACCAGGATTTAGTACAAAACCTAATGGAACTGGTTTAGGACTGACGATAGCTGGAGAGTCAATAAAGCGTAATGGAGGTAAACTCGAAGCTTTACAATTAGATGAAGGCGCCGAATTTGTAATAACAATATAA
- a CDS encoding LytR/AlgR family response regulator transcription factor: MTHKPLRVLIVDDEESIRIITKTYLAERTDILLIGECENVPDAKVMLKKNQVDLLLLDIRLGDKTGFDLLADFPDFSFKVIFITAYDQYALKALKVGVLDYLLKPIGEDDFHLAIDKVRQKLVSKEQYRVAAEHLQHKPQRITINTREGLHILWLEEIMYCEADGGYTTFFLNDGSKPIVSKPLKEYEMLLPETTFLRVHQSFIVNINFVTLFKKENCSIILKHKLTGYTKEIPVSTRKREEIINLLSGLK, encoded by the coding sequence ATGACTCATAAACCTCTCCGTGTGTTAATTGTTGACGATGAAGAGTCAATACGTATCATAACTAAGACTTATCTCGCCGAGCGAACAGATATTTTACTAATAGGAGAATGCGAAAATGTTCCTGATGCTAAAGTAATGCTAAAAAAAAATCAGGTTGATTTGCTTTTGTTAGATATAAGATTGGGTGATAAAACGGGCTTCGATTTGTTAGCTGATTTTCCAGATTTTTCTTTTAAAGTTATTTTTATTACAGCTTATGACCAATATGCACTGAAGGCATTGAAAGTAGGAGTATTGGATTATTTATTAAAACCAATTGGCGAAGATGATTTCCATTTGGCTATTGATAAAGTTAGACAAAAACTGGTGTCTAAAGAGCAGTATCGGGTAGCAGCAGAACATTTGCAGCATAAGCCCCAAAGAATAACTATTAATACAAGGGAAGGATTACATATATTATGGTTGGAAGAAATCATGTATTGTGAGGCAGATGGGGGTTACACTACTTTTTTTTTAAATGACGGAAGTAAACCTATTGTGTCAAAACCTCTTAAAGAATATGAAATGCTCTTGCCAGAAACGACTTTTTTAAGAGTTCATCAGTCATTCATTGTGAATATTAATTTTGTTACCCTCTTTAAAAAAGAAAATTGTTCAATTATACTTAAACATAAATTAACAGGGTATACCAAAGAAATCCCCGTTTCAACCCGTAAAAGAGAAGAAATTATTAATCTATTAAGTGGGCTAAAATAA